In Bradyrhizobium sp. 200, the sequence GACCTGCATGGCTTTCCGCCCGCTGCTGGCCAAAGCCAAGGGCTCGATCGTCAACATCGCCTCGATGAACGCAACGCTGGCGCTGCCACGCATTCCCGCCTATTGCGCCAGCAAAGGCGGCGTCGTGATGCTGACCAAGGCGCTCGCTTTGGCTTGGGCTGAGGAAGGCATCCGCGTCAATGCCGTGGCGCCGGGCTATATCGAGACCTCGATCAATGCCGCCGGCCGATCCGACCGCGCGCATTACCAGCGCATCGCCGACCGCACCGCCTTCAAACGATGGGGGCAGCCCGAAGATGTTGCCGGCGCCGTGGTTTTCCTTTGCATGCCGGCGTCGCAATACGCCACCGGAACGGTGGTCGCGGTCGACGGCGGCTTTCTCGCCGGGTAGCGGGCATTGAGCCGCGACGCCTTGCACGAAAACAAACGCGATCGGAACGCTCGCAAGAAATCAACGAAGCTTGCTGCCGGCCGATGATTGCGATCTGGCTACCGGATCGCCATTGCCGGATAAGATCTGGGCCGCGCTGCCGATGCCGCGTCGAAAGGCTTCATCGAATGTGACGCCGTGAATTTGCCAACGGTGCGTCCGGCCGCCCCAGTCCATCTGCCACGCTGTGGCCCAGCCGAGGTCCCGGTCATCCCAGACCAATCGGCCGACCAGAACGACTTCGCCACCCTGCTCGGCCGCAATCGGCGCCAGCGCCGGAAATGGCGCCGTTCTGAGCTCCGCGCCTGTTATGTTCGATTTCGATAGCGCCGCCGCGCTCGGCAGCACAATGTCCATGCCACGCTTGTCTGCCGCGGCGAGCAGCGCGTCGCGTTGCAAGTCGGACTGGGCTCCATCCGCCGTCACGATATAGTTCCGCGCGCCTTGTTCCATCCCGACAAAGACCGCAAGGCGCGGACGATGCGAAAGCCAGGGCTTGAGGCCGAGCGCCCTAAGAATGTCGTCGATCCTGTTTTCCTCAAACTCCACGGTGAGATCGTAGGGCCGGTCGCGGGTGCCCTGCTCATCGCGAATGGGCTTGCCAAAAAACTGATCGCGATAGCTGAATGTTTTGACGAGACCTTTTGCGTTCGATTTGTAGGCTGCCAACCGGCGGTCACCACTGAGTTTCTGTGCGCCGGACACCTTGATGAGGACGTCCTCCAGACACACGGCAAAGCCAAAGATGCGGTTCGCCTCGCCCTGACCCGTCACCGTGACTTTCGCGCGATAAAGATCAGCCCCCGCGGCGGCCATCGTACCGGCGAACCAGGTCAGGGTCGTTGCCAGAAATATCCTGATAATCGCGCGGTTCGCACCACGGCCTGCTTCGATAGACCGGCGTCTCGTCCTATGTAGATCGGCCATGACGATGCCTCCGCGGTTCCGCATCAAGGCTGCTCTTCTCTTCAGACATTCGTTCGTTTTTGCGGAGAGGCAAACTTTCCAAGTGCAGGGCCGCACCACGGAAACAGCAAAGCTTGTCGTTGGATCGAGGCCGCGAGCGGACCTGCCGAGATAGCGGCTCTTGCGAAGGTTCAAGCTGACGCTTGAGCGGCATTCCGGTCATAGGTTCGCGCCTTGCGGCACCCGTCAGCGAAATCAGAGGCTTATTGCCTTGTCTTCACGGCTCGCGACGCAAAATCATTGCTCGCAAATCGCTGCAAGTCTCGTCGCGGCGCAACATGCAAAATGAGACTACCGGTCAAGTTGCGGCGGGTGTAGTTGCGCGCGCCGGCCCAGTCATCAGCTAGGTTTTCGTCCGGCGGTTCCGGTCGCAATGCATTCCGGCTGCGCGTATGCAGCCGGCGGTTCCTGGAACGACCTGACGATACAAGACCTGACAATACAAAAACTGGCGATACAAGGGAGGGGTTCAATGTTTAGAAGCTGTGCGGGACTGGTCGCGCTGAGCAGCCTGTTGCTTTCCGGCGCCGCCTTAGCTCAAGAGAAGATCAAGGTCGGCGTCACCGCGACGCTCGAAGGCACCTATACGGTGCTCGGCGAGGATGGAATACGCGGGCATCAGACGGCGATCAATACGTTTGGCAAGAAAGTTGGCGACAAGGAACTCGAATTCATCATCGCGTCGACGGATGCCACGCCTGACTCCGCCATTCGCGCGGTGCGCAAACTGATCGAGCAGGACAAGGTCCAGATCCTGCTCTCGCCGCTGTCCGGCGACGAAGGCATCGCAGTCAAGAACTTTGCCAAGACGCGCCCCGAACTGACCTTCGTCAACGCCGCCTCCGGCGCGCAGGAAACCACTTACGTCGACCCGGCGCCGAACTTCTTCCGCTACAACATGGACGGCGCGCAGTGGCAGGTCGGCCTCGGCAAATACGCCTATGAGACCAAGGGTTATCGAAAGATCGCAACCGTCGGCGAAGACTACTCATTCATCTACACGCAGGTGTTCGGGCTTGTGCTCGAGTTCTGCGGCGCCGGTGGGCAGGTCACGAACCGGCAATGGGTGCCGCTCGGCACCAAGGACTTCGCGTCGGTCATTGCCGCGCTGCCAGACGACGTCGATGCGATCTATCTCGGCCTTGGCGGCGCGGACGCCGTCAATTTTCTGAACCAGTATCAGCAGGCCGGCGGCAAGGCGCATCTGATGGGCGGCTCGATCATGGTCGACCAGACCATCCTCTCCG encodes:
- a CDS encoding SDR family oxidoreductase; protein product: MTSTFSLAQGFHAVVIGGAGDIGAAISSLFCELGATVTATAVNDADLVRTPLKPRAGLELTTLDVTDDAAVAALAERHGRVDALVNCAGILSRDKEFEIETFTKVLDVNLTGTFRTCMAFRPLLAKAKGSIVNIASMNATLALPRIPAYCASKGGVVMLTKALALAWAEEGIRVNAVAPGYIETSINAAGRSDRAHYQRIADRTAFKRWGQPEDVAGAVVFLCMPASQYATGTVVAVDGGFLAG
- a CDS encoding DUF2066 domain-containing protein — protein: MADLHRTRRRSIEAGRGANRAIIRIFLATTLTWFAGTMAAAGADLYRAKVTVTGQGEANRIFGFAVCLEDVLIKVSGAQKLSGDRRLAAYKSNAKGLVKTFSYRDQFFGKPIRDEQGTRDRPYDLTVEFEENRIDDILRALGLKPWLSHRPRLAVFVGMEQGARNYIVTADGAQSDLQRDALLAAADKRGMDIVLPSAAALSKSNITGAELRTAPFPALAPIAAEQGGEVVLVGRLVWDDRDLGWATAWQMDWGGRTHRWQIHGVTFDEAFRRGIGSAAQILSGNGDPVARSQSSAGSKLR
- a CDS encoding ABC transporter substrate-binding protein, with protein sequence MFRSCAGLVALSSLLLSGAALAQEKIKVGVTATLEGTYTVLGEDGIRGHQTAINTFGKKVGDKELEFIIASTDATPDSAIRAVRKLIEQDKVQILLSPLSGDEGIAVKNFAKTRPELTFVNAASGAQETTYVDPAPNFFRYNMDGAQWQVGLGKYAYETKGYRKIATVGEDYSFIYTQVFGLVLEFCGAGGQVTNRQWVPLGTKDFASVIAALPDDVDAIYLGLGGADAVNFLNQYQQAGGKAHLMGGSIMVDQTILSAKGNAKNALLGTIAASGQADTWEDPGWQKFVKAYQDAFPPNKRFPSPSLLATNYYDSTMALILALRQVNGDLSNNQAKLKEALAKIEIDAPNGKIKLDSNRQAIGTNFVTEVVDDGKGALFSKVVKVIPNVNQTLGYDPAVFSKIGLPSRTVPECKKY